The genome window ACTCCATGAGCGATGGATCGGGGTTCTCGatcctatgtatatatatattaatttgatatgtttgtctgACCCAATCTTAAAATTGATCCAATGCTATAttatattgatacaccgtatgccattggtgcatcaatgtggtgatgttcATAGTTTGATCGTCGTGAACCATAATGGTCGAGACGACTCATGAGGCAAGTATGATTGTGGCATATATTAGTGCGGAGCATAGAGAATGTTAGAACTTCTACTTTTGTTATTGATTTGTTGCTCCATATCATAGGGCCAATCATTGTACTGTTGCTcggagaagaatgaccaactatcaccgctGCTTAGAGAAGAATAACCATCACGTCGAGCTCCATGATCTGAATTTTGGGTGGTATGCGTAAAATACTGCTCTTCGATCCATGCACCATCCTCAAACTTTGTAGACGGGACCATCGACTCCCAAGCATCGTCGCCATCATTGGTCGAGATATTGTTGTCATGTCTCCGGACCGAGTGAGTTGCTGAATGCGATAGAGAAGTTATCTACATATCATCGATTAGAGAGTTCTTCGTCTAACTTAGGTGTAATCCTCTCTAATTAGCCTCTGGAGTTTGATCCAATTTACGAATCACAAACTTTGTAAGGTTTAAAAAGAGTCcaaatgtgagaatgagagaaagaagtgagtgagaaagagattgagagagtataagagtttaagagagtgaaaTAAGATGAAAGAGAAGGGAAAAAATGTTTAAAAGCCATTTCAAATGGAACTGACAATTGGAAAGGGTCAGATCTGAGCCAACCGTTACCGATTGGTACCAGTCGTAACGGTTGGATGTACTAATCGGTAATGGTCAGATTTTGATCTTTACGAAGCGATACAGGCTTGTATCGAAAGATATAGCACCGTTTAGTATATACCACCCGTTATAAGGTGGCCCGTATATCGGTCCCCTATCAAATCGGTATGTACCACTTATACTGGGCGCTATATCGTGGTACCGCAAACCCTGTGTTATAATGCTAGCTATAACACAAGTTCGACTTTGTGAGACTTGATGATTGTACACATAGGTGTTATTCGAGTTTTTTCCCAAGATGATGTTGCTGGAGGTAGTGCACTTTTTTCTTATGGGATGATCATTCTTGGTCAAGCATTTCGGTAGATTATTGCAGgatttaaaataaaagaaagtgGAAGTGAACTATAGATAGTTTGATTATTTATGTAGTTGTGAACTCAAACATCAAAGGCTAGCCAACAGATAAATTCAGGCCGCATTATTGATGTACTTATCCTATCAAGATGAAGCAAGAATTGAGTATTGACCAAAAAACATTGAACTAAGTACAAGCTGCTTAAGATACATTGGAAATGCATAATTGACCTCGAAGTTTCTGGTGCTAGATGTAGTTCTAATCTCTTGTGATAAATTATTCTATGTGGACATCAAATGTCAAATCAGAGAATGTAAATTTGGAAATATCACATAAATGCTTTCTCTAGTTAATGTTGCTTTTGGTCAGGTAGTGAGAGTTTGAGCCACAGGATACAAAAAAGAAGTGCTGGTCTAGTTGGCTGCTCACTTGTAGACATTAAAGGCGTCAGATCTCTAAGCAGCAGACTAAGGACATATTCCACATATAGTTTGACATGTTAAATATTTGCAAAAACCTATCTTATGACTGATAGATAGATGACAACCCTATCTTCAGCCCAAGAAAACTGCATTATATTGTCTGTTTTCTGACCAGAAGGAAGTAGCAAGCAAGCAGTCTTCAATCCATGTCTGAAGTAAACAGTCTCCCACCACCCTAATTAACTTAGTCCTTTCTTCGTCCTCTTTACCTTCAGGTATAACATTTTTCCTCTTGCTTTCTCTTCCTCTGTTCGTGCCTATATTTTACTGTTGTAACAATCTCTTGAAATGTGCATATGTATTTTCATCATCTTCCTTTTCATTCATCTTTGTCTTTTTCTTAATCCAAATCCCCTATCTTCTGTTTATTGTTTAATTTATCTTTCTGTAGGAAAAAACATGAAGTATGTTGCAAGATTGTATAGAAGATGGAGAGAGATTTGTTGAGTTGGTTTTCCTCCTATATAGAGGGTGGCCCTTAAATATTTTAAACTCCATTTGGATGTCTGGAGTTATGCTCAAGTGGATGATAATGTTTCATTGGTGTTAATGTATTTAGTTACCATGTTCTTTCCCTAATAGAATTAACTGTGATAATGGATAATTTGGAGAATATCATAAAACTTCAATATAAGTTAGTAAATAGTTTGTTATATGAATAAAGAGATCAcatgaaaaaaaggaaaagaaaagctgTCTATCCAAGTAAAAGGGAGGGAGCTTCTGCGGTTAGCTTTGAATCTTTGATTAGGTGCGATccaattttgattaaaatttataatcacATTAGGAACTTACTACTATAAATTCTAGATGGTCTGATTGTGATCTGGAGCTCTCTATAGTATTCTTTCATGTGGTATTTTACATTCTCTGTTTTAATGAGATCTCTTCATTTTCTTGTTTGCTTTCTGCTGGGCTGCTGCCACTAGCATAATGGAAGTGGTCTGGCTGACCCTGCTTGTAAATTTTGTTCttttatataattttgttattgacttttttcctttttttctccgTGCGACATGATATTTGCTACTGATATTACTGCAGTATCTGTAGTTGATATGAATCACTTCTTGAGCTTTCTTGACAACCGTTTGTTCTTATGTAACAAATAACTTCTCTGTCACTTTGCTTTCTGTATTTTCTTCATTTATGTTATATTgttaatattttttcacttgatgtCATATGATCAATTTAACTCAAAAGCTAAGTGATATTTTGCTATGTGCAGCAACTAGGAGACTTACACGAGCACTGAGGTTTAACTTGTCCCTAGGTGAGTCTATGAAACCATTTTCTTCCGGTAACCAGGGGATCTATTTACTGCACAATGAAGAATTCTATGTCTGAAAGAATCTGAGCTGGTTACAAAATCAAAAACTTTCTAGCTAAATAGTCTTAAGTAATCAGAACAGATTGGTCCAACATGGCATCTTTTCAGTTGTAGTCACATTATGTATCAATTTTGTAGCAATATCTGCATTATTCTCCAGTAAACTTTCAGTCGTGATAATTTGTTTTTTTGTATTTTGTTGACTTTATTTCACTGTTTAGAGTACCCTCGGGACAAATGTCCAATCTATGACTCCTTAAATCATACTTTTTTTTGTCTCGTTATCTCCTCTGTTGAACATTTAAATAATTTGTGCAGGTTCTGGCACTTTTTTGGGGATGTGGGGGTTTGACAGGTCCTTGAGTTCATGCATTGACCGAATGATGCAGCTTGAAGGAAGCCGGATCCAGAGAGAGTTGGCAAACATGTAGGCTCTTTCTTATTCTAATGTTTTAGGTTTGATATATCTTGTCTTCCTGTAATAGTGTTTGTGCATGTGAATTTATTGAAGTAACAATCTGAATAATCTCTTATTGTGATTCATGTAACATCATAACTCAATTGCTTTCTATTACTTGGATCAAATGCACAATCCAAATCTTCTGTCTGTTGGCAGAATATTGGCAAAGCATGCAAATGAGGCGTCAAGTGTGAAGCTTGTAAGCAAGCACTTCTTCCCGGAGCAAGTATTCAGCGACTTGAATCCAGATGAGTCTATTTTTAGGTGGCGATTACGTAATCTCTACATAGATAGCACTGCTTCTCAGGGGACACAGAGAATCGAAGACGGTGGCGATCATGATATCCAGCCAAACCAATCTACTGTAAGTACATCCTGCAGCATGAACTTTGGATGAGCAATTTCCATATTTCATTGTTGATGTGGAAGTTAGAGAAGCATGATGGTATGACTTTGGTCGTCATGTTCTCCTAGTTTCAGGGTAGCCACGTTGGAGATATGACTGCATATCCTTTAGACTGTGTGTTTGGTTACCCTGATGGTAACAGTGAGATGATGCAATCGGACGACAGTGGTGTGCCACCCAGGAGACGGTTGCGTGCCCACAGAAAGGCTAATCGTCGTCATCGTACTCGCTGTTCTGAAGAAAGCTCTGAGAGTAACACAAGTTATGGGCGATGATGACAATTGTGGAGCTAAGCTTCGGTCACAAGGGGATGGCCCGTCGTGCCGCTTCGCCAGCTGAATCTGTTCGTGGTCTCACGTTCTGGTATCGACCCCGAACTGATGCGCCAGAGCTCTAAGGCCGGATAGGTTGTATCCCTCGCCTTGCCAGTTCGTCGTTTTAACGCCATTAAATATTCGTCCCAGTTATTTAAGTGCAACTTAAGCTTTTCATGTTTGTGATTTCATTGAATTTTTACCCAATACGCTGCATCGCCCACCAGAACAAAACAAAGAATGTGCTCGATGCTCCCTGTTGTTATGGTCTAACAATCAAAAGAGAAATGATCTGATGGTGATTTTTGTGGATCCCTGCTGGTTTTGCACGTCGATTTGAGTGTGATCACAGGATGCTGTTCCTCGATTTCTTTTGACTGACGCAGAACAGACCTCGGCTTCCATTTTTCTGAAGAAAGACCTGCAGCTACGCATGTATGCTttttatccccaaatctcaagttTCTATTGGCTAATCTCTCTTATATATCATTGTTCTCCCGACGCAAATCTCAAGTTTCTATGACCAAGTATTGCTGATACAACAACAATCCCTAAAGTTCAAGAGAACTTCACACAACGGAGGCAGCACAACCCAACAGGACGGCGTACGTATTACCACACAATCGTACAGCTTCTTCACAGAGTACGGTGGACAGAACTAATCACTGCCTCAGCGATTAGGCTCATTAAGCCGGGCTGCTGCCGCCACTGTCGCGGCCACTCCGCCGGGACGCATCTCCAGGTTTGGGCTGCTCCGTATCTCAGCTCCCACCACCCTCTCGGCGTCCTGCCTGGTCGCCTCCTTATCCGCCGGCATCCTCGTCGCTGCATCCTGTCAATGGAGCAATCCGGGAATTAGCAGTACGTGATCTGTACAGACTACTACTGAGTATGGATACTACCGCCAGTACATCCCCGAGCTTAGTCTCGTCATCTTCTCGGTCGGCCCAGGTGTTGGTGACGACCGCCGCCTGCGCCGCAGCGGCGACACCATTCGTCAGCACGGTACTCACCCCTGTGGCGGCCGACTCCGCCGCTTGGATGGCAGCTGCATCACTTGGTTCCACCGGCTTGTCACCGGCTGTCTTTGCGGTCGCCTCTAGTGCCTCCCCGATCGTTACTTTATCGCCCCACATTGCCGCGATTCCAGCACCAGACTCTTGGCCGCCGGCACCCCGGTttcctccacctccttggccTTCAGGACTGCCGCTCCAGTTATATCCGCCGCCGGCGCCACCACCCAATCCAGCTCCCTCGTTGATCACATACTGACTCACAGTCTGTTGCCAAGGAAATGGGGAGTCTAGAGATCGAGGCTCACGATACATAAAGTTACGATCAACCGATTTGTATGTACCAGTACCTGGCCGGCGACGTACTCGGTAACGAGACGATAGCCGGGGTGCCCGGGGATGTCGGTCTGGGTGAAGATCACGCCCTTGTCACGCGGGATATCGCTGAACTGGCTGTGGCCGACGGCGCGGCGCTGCTCGTTGCGTGCGGCGGCCGACTCCATGACGGCAGCCGCGCCGCCCTTCGGCGTGTGGCCGAAAACCATGGACTCGGCAGTCTGCATCATGGCGGCGTCCCTGGGTGCGACGGGTCGGTCGGCCAAGTCTCCGCCCACCGGGAACACATCACCGTACCTTATGCCCGCGTCCTGTGCTTGGTATGGCCTTCTTGGTTGTTCCTGGCTCATTTCGCCTTGAGGTGTCCGATCCCGTTTGAAGATGGCACGGTCTCACCGGCTGTGGCTTTATATACAGGGGAGATGAGATTGGGAACGTCGGCACGTCCAAGGATATTATTGACACGTGTGGAGCCGTAGGTACGCGGCGGGACG of Musa acuminata AAA Group cultivar baxijiao chromosome BXJ2-3, Cavendish_Baxijiao_AAA, whole genome shotgun sequence contains these proteins:
- the LOC135607615 gene encoding late embryogenesis abundant protein D-34-like produces the protein MSQEQPRRPYQAQDAGIRYGDVFPVGGDLADRPVAPRDAAMMQTAESMVFGHTPKGGAAAVMESTIGEALEATAKTAGDKPVEPSDAAAIQAAESAATGVSTVLTNGVAAAAQAAVVTNTWADREDDETKLGDVLADAATRMPADKEATRQDAERVVGAEIRSSPNLEMRPGGVAATVAAAARLNEPNR
- the LOC103978822 gene encoding uncharacterized protein LOC103978822 — encoded protein: MRTVLVELEEVLRSKSEREKITPSEELVLQTCKSKSIRDFTVGFLVSSAAVWTATRRLTRALRFNLSLGSGTFLGMWGFDRSLSSCIDRMMQLEGSRIQRELANIILAKHANEASSVKLVSKHFFPEQVFSDLNPDESIFRWRLRNLYIDSTASQGTQRIEDGGDHDIQPNQSTFQGSHVGDMTAYPLDCVFGYPDGNSEMMQSDDSGVPPRRRLRAHRKANRRHRTRCSEESSESNTSYGR